In a genomic window of Thiovulum sp. ES:
- a CDS encoding signal peptide peptidase SppA, 36K type (PFAM: Peptidase family S49~TIGRFAM: signal peptide peptidase SppA, 36K type), producing MGFFRFIGSFLTTVGNHVKAVLLIVFIIWLFTPNEGTISEPYNLAVVSLSGEINDGREVLKELKDIYDDYSIKGVLFEIDSPGGAMTTSVEIAEMVKLVKSRKPVVSYASGSLASGSLYSALWSSKIIVNKASLVGSIGVIFDGINYRELADKIGIEPQVSKAGKFKEAGTGAREWLPFERAEIDRLTKESYKMFVSDVAEARNLDLNRSEEWAEARLFLGVEAVEIGLADEVGTRISAEDDLIALSGVHAPVFQKEDEFEAFVKSISSKFLGEFLYQFDYKLR from the coding sequence ATGGGATTTTTTAGATTTATTGGTAGTTTTTTAACAACAGTTGGAAATCATGTAAAAGCGGTTCTTTTAATTGTTTTTATTATTTGGCTTTTTACACCAAACGAAGGAACAATTTCAGAGCCATACAATTTAGCAGTTGTTTCACTTTCTGGCGAAATAAATGATGGTCGAGAAGTTCTGAAAGAGTTAAAAGATATTTATGACGATTATTCTATAAAGGGAGTGCTTTTTGAGATCGATTCTCCAGGCGGTGCAATGACAACTTCGGTAGAAATTGCGGAAATGGTGAAACTTGTAAAAAGCAGAAAACCAGTTGTCTCATATGCTTCGGGTTCTCTTGCAAGTGGTAGTTTGTATTCTGCACTTTGGAGTAGCAAAATTATTGTGAATAAAGCATCGCTTGTTGGTTCGATTGGAGTGATTTTTGATGGAATCAATTATCGCGAATTAGCGGATAAAATTGGAATTGAGCCACAAGTTTCAAAAGCAGGAAAATTTAAAGAAGCTGGAACGGGTGCTAGAGAATGGTTGCCTTTTGAGAGAGCGGAGATAGACCGACTTACAAAAGAGAGCTACAAGATGTTTGTTTCAGATGTAGCAGAAGCTCGTAATTTGGATTTAAATCGGAGTGAAGAGTGGGCAGAAGCTCGACTTTTTTTAGGTGTAGAAGCTGTTGAAATTGGTCTTGCCGATGAGGTCGGAACTCGAATTAGTGCAGAAGATGACCTCATCGCTCTTTCAGGAGTTCATGCTCCAGTTTTCCAAAAAGAAGATGAGTTTGAAGCTTTTGTAAAATCTATTTCGTCTAAATTTTTAGGCGAATTTCTCTACCAGTTTGACTACAAACTAAGATAA
- a CDS encoding prolipoprotein diacylglyceryl transferase (PFAM: Prolipoprotein diacylglyceryl transferase~TIGRFAM: prolipoprotein diacylglyceryl transferase) produces MEFWQNIYSHFNPVAVELFGLKIHWYGITYVLALLLALMTAKWIVKKDKLPISEVKLDSYFVWVEIGVVLGARLGYVLFYSDHTSYYLSAPWQIFNPFSNGEFVGIRGMSYHGALIGFFIASYLFAKKHKFSLWFLLDLVAISVPLGYIFGRIGNFLNQELVGRATDVDWGIIVYDELRHPSQLYEAFLEGLLLFIVLYWWRTKTKFMGELAMLYGIGYGIARFVAEFWREPDIQIGYIAFDWLTMGQILSSAMIVLGAIGLFALSRNEKLRKNKKYWR; encoded by the coding sequence ATGGAATTTTGGCAAAATATTTACTCTCATTTTAATCCCGTGGCGGTTGAACTTTTTGGTTTAAAAATTCACTGGTACGGAATTACATATGTTTTAGCTCTGCTTCTTGCATTAATGACGGCAAAGTGGATAGTTAAAAAAGATAAATTACCAATTTCAGAAGTTAAGCTTGATAGCTACTTTGTTTGGGTGGAAATTGGAGTTGTTCTTGGTGCAAGACTCGGATATGTTCTTTTTTACAGCGACCACACAAGTTACTATCTTTCAGCACCGTGGCAAATCTTTAATCCATTCTCAAATGGTGAATTTGTTGGAATTCGTGGAATGAGTTATCACGGAGCTTTAATTGGTTTCTTCATTGCTTCTTACTTATTTGCGAAAAAACATAAATTTTCACTCTGGTTTTTACTTGATCTTGTAGCGATTTCAGTTCCGCTCGGATATATTTTTGGAAGAATTGGAAATTTCTTAAATCAAGAGTTAGTTGGTCGAGCGACTGATGTGGATTGGGGAATTATTGTTTATGATGAATTGCGACACCCGTCTCAACTTTACGAAGCATTTTTAGAAGGTCTATTACTTTTTATTGTTTTGTATTGGTGGAGAACAAAAACAAAATTCATGGGTGAATTGGCAATGCTTTACGGAATTGGATACGGAATTGCTAGATTTGTTGCAGAGTTTTGGAGAGAACCAGATATTCAGATTGGATACATAGCCTTTGATTGGCTAACAATGGGACAAATTTTATCAAGTGCAATGATTGTTCTTGGAGCTATTGGACTTTTTGCTTTAAGTCGAAATGAAAAATTGAGAAAAAATAAAAAGTATTGGAGATAA
- a CDS encoding glutamyl-tRNA(Gln) and/or aspartyl-tRNA(Asn) amidotransferase, A subunit (PFAM: Amidase~TIGRFAM: aspartyl/glutamyl-tRNA(Asn/Gln) amidotransferase, A subunit), whose translation MITLKEAIALPKEEMAEFRKDLEKRAKESNLNAYVGFEESGDGIPILIKDNIQVKNWNVTSGSGILQKYVAPYDATVITKLRENGLSPFGRANMDEFAMGSSTESSFYGKTLNPHDFERIPGGSSGGSASAVGGKIAIASLGSDTGGSVRQPASFSGVVGFKPTYGQISRYGLASYGSSLDQIGTVTQNVEDSAILYDIISGHDPKDSTSASKEKLQIAKNLNSGRKLRIAVLPKYLEKTSSEIRDAYKNVEKLLGNLGHTIIEKDFGNLDHSISAYYITAMAEASSNLSRYDGIRYGTRVEGNNLQETFINSRSQGFGDEVKRRILIGNFVLSSGYYDAYYVKAQKVRNLVKKQFDEIFHDADLILSPVSPTLPWKFGEKSDPLQAYLSDIFTVPVNLAGLPAISLPVEWSGKLPIGLQLIGKAFDEQTLLDGAFSLENGLK comes from the coding sequence TTGATAACTTTAAAAGAGGCAATTGCACTTCCAAAAGAGGAAATGGCGGAATTTAGAAAAGATTTAGAGAAGAGAGCAAAAGAGAGTAATTTAAATGCTTATGTAGGATTTGAAGAGAGTGGCGACGGTATTCCTATTCTAATCAAAGACAATATTCAAGTTAAAAATTGGAATGTAACATCAGGGAGTGGAATTCTTCAAAAATATGTAGCTCCATACGATGCGACAGTTATTACTAAATTGAGAGAAAATGGACTTTCGCCGTTTGGTCGGGCAAATATGGACGAATTTGCAATGGGAAGTTCAACAGAAAGTAGCTTTTATGGAAAAACATTAAATCCGCACGATTTTGAAAGAATTCCGGGGGGAAGTTCGGGCGGTAGTGCTTCTGCTGTTGGCGGAAAAATTGCAATTGCTTCACTTGGTAGCGACACGGGTGGAAGTGTAAGACAACCAGCCTCTTTTTCAGGAGTTGTTGGATTTAAACCAACTTATGGACAAATCAGCCGATACGGTTTAGCTTCTTATGGTAGCTCACTTGATCAAATTGGAACTGTTACACAAAATGTAGAAGATTCTGCAATTCTTTACGACATTATTTCTGGACATGATCCTAAAGACTCAACAAGTGCAAGTAAGGAAAAATTACAAATTGCCAAAAATCTAAACTCTGGACGAAAATTAAGAATTGCAGTTTTGCCAAAATATTTGGAAAAGACCTCATCAGAAATTCGAGATGCCTATAAAAATGTTGAGAAACTTTTAGGAAATCTTGGACACACAATTATTGAGAAAGATTTTGGAAATTTAGATCACTCAATTTCTGCGTATTATATTACAGCAATGGCAGAAGCAAGTTCAAATCTTTCAAGATATGACGGAATTCGATATGGAACTAGAGTTGAAGGAAACAACCTCCAAGAAACTTTTATAAATAGTCGTTCTCAAGGTTTTGGCGATGAGGTCAAGCGAAGAATTCTTATCGGAAATTTTGTTCTTTCAAGTGGATATTATGATGCATATTATGTGAAAGCTCAAAAAGTCAGAAATCTTGTTAAAAAGCAATTTGATGAAATTTTCCATGATGCTGATTTAATTCTCTCTCCAGTTTCACCAACTCTACCTTGGAAATTTGGTGAAAAAAGTGATCCGCTACAAGCTTACTTAAGTGATATTTTCACAGTTCCTGTAAATCTTGCTGGACTTCCTGCAATTTCACTACCTGTTGAATGGAGTGGAAAACTTCCAATTGGTCTCCAGCTTATTGGAAAAGCATTTGATGAACAGACTCTTCTTGATGGTGCATTCAGCCTTGAGAATGGATTAAAATAG
- a CDS encoding alanine--tRNA ligase (PFAM: DHHA1 domain; Threonyl and Alanyl tRNA synthetase second additional domain; tRNA synthetases class II (A)~TIGRFAM: alanine--tRNA ligase), which yields MDIRKEFIEFFKKRGHSIVESSPLVPDDESLLFTNAGMVQFKNIFTGEIPIPENPRATSSQTCLRAGGKHNDLENVGYTARHHTLFEMLGNFSFGDYFKEDAIKYGWEFVTEVLEFPKEKLWVTIHETDDEAGEIWKKYISPDRIKKFGDKDNFWQMGDTGPCGPSSEIFYDQGEEQFSSSEDYLGGEGDRFLEIWNLVFMQYDRDKNGNLNPLPKPSIDTGMGLERVTAIHEGKTTNFHSSLFMPLLEKIADLIGKKYEPETGGSYRVIADHIRAVSFLLSQGVSFGNSGRGYVLRRILRRAVRHGYLLGFRTPFLHKILETLVSGMENSYPYLRTEKERVEIEILREEERFFKTIELGIQLFESEIVNTKDIFSGETAFKLYDTYGFPLDLTEDMLREKGLKLDSETFQKLMKEQRERAKANWQGSGDSSETGDFKELLSEFGENSFCYEKTVLKSKVLAVLDENFKRVQSSENGWVLFSETPFYAESGGQTGDSGNFGESEILDTKKFHGLNLSKFSGKIAVGEIREAKVSNSRKEIAKHHSATHLLHSALREVLGDRVQQAGSLVLADKLRFDFSHDGAVSSQNLDKVEEIVNRVIFRGVSQKTEILSPDEAKERGAMALFGEKYGDEVRVVSFENESMELCGGTHVQNSSEIGTCLILKESGVSAGVRRIEAVVGESAYKYLKNLQKERDEAISKMKSQNLIGGIEKLQKTISELKNEIVALQKSSQKSFAVEKIGEINCIVDELQNGDIKGEIDKIKNAHESIAVMLFQKKGNKVLLASGSKNSPVHSGNWIKKVAPILGGGGGGRPDFAQAGGKDVSKIANAKKEAIEFLKNI from the coding sequence ATGGACATAAGAAAAGAGTTTATAGAGTTTTTTAAAAAGCGGGGACACTCAATTGTAGAGAGTTCTCCACTTGTTCCTGATGATGAAAGTCTACTTTTTACAAATGCGGGAATGGTGCAATTCAAAAATATTTTTACGGGCGAAATCCCAATTCCAGAAAATCCTCGAGCGACCTCATCGCAAACTTGCCTTCGAGCTGGTGGAAAACATAATGATTTAGAAAATGTCGGTTACACAGCTCGACACCATACACTTTTTGAGATGCTTGGAAATTTCTCTTTTGGCGACTATTTTAAAGAAGATGCAATTAAATATGGTTGGGAATTTGTAACGGAAGTTTTGGAATTTCCAAAAGAGAAACTTTGGGTAACAATTCACGAAACAGACGACGAAGCTGGTGAAATTTGGAAAAAATATATCTCTCCAGACCGAATTAAGAAATTTGGAGACAAAGATAATTTTTGGCAAATGGGCGATACTGGACCTTGTGGCCCGAGTTCTGAAATTTTCTATGACCAAGGTGAAGAGCAATTTTCATCTTCCGAAGACTATTTAGGTGGAGAGGGCGATCGATTTTTAGAAATTTGGAATCTTGTTTTTATGCAATATGACCGAGACAAAAATGGAAATTTAAATCCACTTCCAAAACCAAGTATTGATACAGGAATGGGTCTTGAGCGAGTTACTGCAATTCATGAAGGCAAAACAACAAATTTTCACTCTTCACTTTTCATGCCACTTTTGGAAAAAATTGCTGACCTCATCGGCAAAAAATATGAACCAGAAACAGGTGGAAGTTATCGGGTAATTGCGGATCATATTCGGGCTGTCTCATTCCTACTTTCTCAAGGTGTCTCTTTTGGAAATAGTGGTCGTGGCTATGTTTTAAGAAGAATTCTTCGTCGTGCTGTTCGTCACGGGTATTTGCTCGGTTTCCGAACTCCATTTTTGCATAAAATCTTAGAAACTCTTGTTTCAGGAATGGAAAATTCGTATCCTTATTTGAGAACTGAAAAAGAGAGAGTTGAAATTGAGATACTTCGAGAAGAAGAGAGATTCTTCAAAACTATCGAATTGGGAATCCAACTTTTTGAGTCTGAAATTGTAAATACAAAAGATATTTTTTCAGGCGAAACTGCATTTAAACTTTACGACACTTACGGTTTTCCACTTGACTTGACTGAAGACATGTTGCGGGAAAAAGGTTTGAAATTAGATTCTGAAACTTTCCAAAAACTTATGAAAGAGCAGAGAGAGAGGGCAAAAGCAAATTGGCAAGGTAGCGGAGATTCTTCAGAAACTGGAGATTTCAAAGAGCTTCTTTCAGAATTTGGTGAAAACTCATTTTGTTATGAAAAAACAGTTTTGAAAAGCAAAGTTCTAGCTGTTCTTGATGAAAATTTTAAAAGAGTCCAGAGTTCTGAAAATGGTTGGGTGCTTTTCTCTGAAACTCCATTTTATGCTGAAAGTGGTGGGCAAACTGGAGATTCTGGAAATTTTGGAGAATCTGAAATTCTGGATACAAAAAAGTTTCATGGATTAAATCTCTCAAAATTTAGTGGAAAAATCGCAGTCGGAGAAATTCGAGAGGCGAAAGTATCAAATTCAAGAAAAGAGATTGCAAAACATCATTCGGCAACTCACCTTTTACATTCAGCACTTCGTGAAGTTTTAGGCGACCGAGTTCAACAAGCGGGTAGTTTGGTTTTGGCTGATAAATTACGATTTGATTTTTCTCATGACGGAGCTGTTTCATCCCAAAATTTAGATAAAGTTGAGGAAATTGTCAATCGTGTAATTTTCCGTGGAGTTTCTCAAAAAACTGAAATTCTCTCTCCAGATGAAGCTAAAGAACGAGGTGCAATGGCACTTTTTGGTGAAAAATATGGCGATGAGGTTCGGGTGGTCTCTTTTGAAAATGAGTCGATGGAACTTTGTGGTGGAACTCATGTCCAAAACAGCTCAGAAATCGGAACTTGTCTAATTTTAAAAGAGTCTGGTGTTTCTGCGGGAGTCCGAAGAATTGAGGCTGTTGTTGGTGAAAGTGCTTACAAATATCTTAAAAATTTACAAAAAGAACGAGATGAAGCAATTTCTAAAATGAAAAGTCAAAACCTCATCGGCGGAATTGAGAAACTTCAAAAAACTATTTCAGAATTGAAAAATGAGATTGTAGCTTTACAAAAATCTTCACAAAAAAGTTTTGCCGTGGAAAAAATTGGCGAGATAAATTGTATTGTTGATGAACTCCAAAATGGTGATATTAAAGGTGAGATTGACAAAATCAAAAATGCTCACGAATCAATTGCGGTAATGCTGTTTCAGAAAAAAGGAAACAAAGTTCTTCTTGCTTCAGGTAGTAAAAATTCGCCTGTTCATTCTGGAAATTGGATTAAAAAAGTAGCTCCAATTCTAGGCGGTGGCGGAGGTGGTCGTCCAGATTTTGCCCAAGCTGGTGGAAAAGATGTTTCTAAAATTGCTAATGCAAAAAAAGAGGCTATCGAGTTTTTAAAAAATATCTAA
- a CDS encoding putative membrane protein, required for N-linked glycosylation (PFAM: Oligosaccharyl transferase STT3 subunit), translated as MKKLLKTEDSEWGITQLFFAILFAFLFSVGMRYIWVDQFSAVESFKWLGELMINTNDGYYFAEGARDLLNGQTEYNSIDGSPVHNPVAQLTAFFASILPFSFETTILWMPSFLGSLLVIPLILIGQALKQPLMGFIAGVVGAVTWSYYNRTMTGYYDSDMLAIVLPTFVLWGIIVAIKKRENSFLLFAPLFEVVYLYWYPQGFSLSLALIGMTFIYTVMLERKEMYNYKLMSIFFIALFPIEAYIKIAVIIALFGVIFWLENIDHYTDHEENETDSDEVVNLKKKAKKRKITFDRYIIAVFLISGVALLFSGAFDSIIAQLKSYVGRAESAVGGTDEIQLKYYNVVQTVREASAIPFDVFVNRISGHPITFWISSLGVLLLIFRFRIMLIAIPMIGLGFLAYQNGLRFTVYAVPIYALGLGYLITIIVKDFNTNLLKYAFATILTTLALYPNYIHIKEYKVPVVFNKNEVAVLDELKQMAKSDDYTMAWWDYGYPIRYYADTRTFVDGAKHSGNRNYPASFSLMRDPIASANMARFSAEYFNNGKPEISHMMKDLGLTNPDEFIAGIHRSKFKLPAKTRDVYYYLPLRMLNILPTVGLFSQIDLKTGNQKIRPFFYQTDNFKDTGKEIVLGGGLSFDKTKGTLKVGNQEKPIDSFFITQYQKNGQMKTQRMQLRAGAGISIIFMQSYGKMIVVDNYTLNSAYFQLFILETYPRELFEPVILTPIAKVFRLKI; from the coding sequence ATGAAAAAACTTTTAAAAACAGAAGATAGCGAGTGGGGAATCACCCAGCTATTTTTTGCAATTCTTTTTGCTTTTCTCTTTTCAGTTGGTATGAGATATATTTGGGTTGATCAATTTAGTGCTGTGGAAAGTTTCAAATGGCTTGGCGAACTAATGATCAATACAAACGATGGTTACTATTTTGCAGAAGGTGCTAGAGACCTTTTGAATGGACAAACTGAATACAACTCAATTGATGGTTCTCCAGTTCATAATCCAGTGGCACAGCTTACAGCTTTTTTTGCATCTATTTTGCCTTTCTCTTTTGAGACAACAATTCTTTGGATGCCGTCGTTTCTTGGTTCTCTTCTTGTAATTCCACTTATTTTAATTGGACAGGCACTAAAGCAACCACTTATGGGATTTATCGCGGGTGTTGTTGGTGCGGTAACGTGGAGTTATTACAACAGAACAATGACGGGGTATTATGACAGTGATATGTTGGCAATTGTTTTACCGACATTTGTTCTTTGGGGAATAATTGTCGCAATTAAAAAACGAGAAAATAGCTTTCTGCTTTTTGCACCACTTTTTGAAGTTGTCTATTTATATTGGTATCCACAAGGTTTTTCACTCTCATTAGCACTTATTGGAATGACTTTTATTTACACTGTTATGCTTGAGCGAAAAGAGATGTATAACTATAAATTGATGTCAATTTTCTTCATTGCTCTTTTTCCAATTGAAGCCTATATTAAAATTGCTGTAATTATTGCACTTTTTGGTGTAATTTTTTGGCTTGAAAATATAGATCACTATACAGATCATGAAGAAAATGAAACTGATAGCGATGAGGTTGTAAATTTAAAGAAAAAAGCAAAAAAACGAAAAATCACTTTTGATAGATATATTATTGCTGTTTTTCTGATTTCTGGTGTTGCTTTATTATTTTCTGGAGCTTTTGACTCAATAATTGCACAATTAAAAAGTTATGTTGGTCGTGCAGAATCTGCTGTTGGTGGAACTGACGAAATTCAACTTAAATATTATAATGTTGTTCAAACTGTTCGTGAAGCAAGTGCAATTCCGTTTGATGTTTTTGTAAATAGAATTAGCGGACACCCTATAACTTTTTGGATTTCATCTCTTGGAGTTCTTCTACTAATTTTTAGATTTAGAATTATGCTTATTGCAATTCCAATGATTGGACTCGGTTTTTTAGCTTACCAAAATGGACTACGATTTACAGTTTATGCTGTTCCAATTTATGCACTCGGTTTAGGATACCTCATCACAATTATTGTGAAAGATTTCAACACAAATCTTTTAAAATATGCATTTGCGACAATTTTAACAACTCTTGCTCTCTATCCAAATTATATTCACATTAAAGAGTATAAAGTTCCTGTTGTTTTCAACAAAAATGAAGTTGCGGTTCTTGATGAATTGAAACAGATGGCAAAAAGCGATGACTACACGATGGCATGGTGGGATTATGGATATCCAATCCGATATTATGCAGATACTCGAACTTTTGTAGATGGTGCAAAACACTCTGGAAATCGAAATTATCCTGCTAGTTTTTCACTTATGAGAGACCCAATCGCTTCGGCAAATATGGCTCGTTTTTCAGCAGAATATTTTAATAACGGAAAACCAGAAATTTCTCACATGATGAAAGATTTAGGCTTGACAAATCCAGACGAATTTATTGCAGGAATTCATAGAAGTAAATTCAAACTTCCAGCAAAAACTCGAGATGTTTATTATTATCTACCGTTGAGAATGTTGAATATTTTACCAACTGTTGGACTTTTTTCACAAATTGATTTAAAAACAGGAAATCAGAAAATTCGACCTTTCTTTTATCAAACTGATAATTTTAAAGATACAGGAAAAGAGATTGTGCTTGGCGGTGGATTATCTTTTGACAAAACAAAAGGAACACTAAAAGTTGGAAATCAAGAAAAACCGATTGATAGCTTTTTTATTACACAATATCAGAAAAATGGACAGATGAAAACTCAAAGAATGCAACTCCGAGCAGGTGCAGGAATTTCAATAATTTTCATGCAGTCATACGGAAAAATGATTGTTGTTGATAATTACACTCTAAATTCAGCATATTTTCAGCTTTTCATTCTTGAAACATACCCACGAGAACTTTTTGAACCAGTTATTCTAACTCCAATCGCAAAAGTTTTCAGACTCAAAATTTAA
- a CDS encoding D-heptose-7- phosphate 1-kinase,D-heptose-1-phosphate adenylyltransferase (PFAM: Cytidylyltransferase; pfkB family carbohydrate kinase~TIGRFAM: rfaE bifunctional protein, domain II; rfaE bifunctional protein, domain I; cytidyltransferase-related domain) — MKKILVVGDLMIDNYLWGSCSRISPEAPVQIVDIENETKVLGGAGNVVLNLKSFQVEVSVLSVIGEDETANELKNMFSELEISADLIVQKDRKTSKKTRIMASHSQVVRFDKETKDEISSESEKKLLEIFHKKYLDYDLILLSDYGKGVLTDKVCRIIIDNSKKVLVDPKGTNYQKYSGAFLLTPNKKESEIATEIKIIDEVSLKNALEKLREISNLKIPLITLSEEGIAFLDEDKVVKKPTVAREVYDVTGAGDTVLASLGFAILNGKNVEEAVEFANLSAGVVVGKIGSATATLQEIENYKNSLHQNSIDSKIKSWAEISKIVEQFRDKKIVFTNGVFDILHRGHVSYLHTAKSFGDVLILGLNSDKSVKRLKGEERPINSEYDRAFLLSALESVDFVTVFEEDTPLELIKIVKPNVLVKGGDYEGKVVVGSEIADEVKLVSFVDGKSTTKTIEKIKNKS, encoded by the coding sequence GTGAAAAAAATTTTAGTTGTTGGTGATTTGATGATTGATAATTATCTTTGGGGAAGTTGTTCAAGAATTTCCCCAGAAGCACCTGTTCAAATTGTGGATATTGAAAATGAGACAAAAGTTTTAGGCGGTGCTGGAAATGTTGTCCTAAATTTGAAAAGTTTTCAAGTTGAAGTTTCTGTTCTTTCAGTTATTGGAGAAGACGAAACAGCAAATGAATTGAAAAATATGTTTTCCGAATTGGAAATATCAGCAGACCTCATCGTGCAAAAAGATCGAAAAACATCCAAAAAAACAAGAATTATGGCTTCGCATTCTCAAGTTGTTAGATTTGACAAAGAGACGAAAGATGAAATTAGTTCAGAGAGTGAAAAAAAGCTTTTAGAAATATTTCATAAAAAGTATTTGGATTATGATTTGATTTTGCTTTCAGACTATGGAAAAGGTGTTTTAACAGATAAGGTTTGTCGTATAATTATTGATAATTCTAAGAAAGTTTTGGTTGATCCAAAAGGAACAAACTACCAAAAATATAGCGGAGCATTTTTATTGACACCGAATAAAAAAGAGAGTGAAATCGCGACAGAAATTAAAATTATCGATGAGGTTTCATTGAAAAATGCACTAGAAAAATTAAGAGAGATTTCAAATTTGAAAATTCCGCTAATTACTTTGAGTGAAGAGGGAATTGCATTTTTGGACGAAGATAAAGTTGTAAAAAAACCAACTGTTGCAAGAGAAGTTTATGATGTTACTGGTGCGGGAGACACTGTTTTAGCTTCACTTGGATTTGCAATTTTAAATGGTAAAAATGTTGAAGAAGCTGTCGAGTTTGCAAATTTATCTGCGGGAGTTGTTGTCGGAAAAATTGGAAGTGCTACTGCGACATTGCAAGAAATTGAAAATTATAAAAATTCTCTTCACCAAAATTCCATTGATAGTAAAATTAAGAGTTGGGCGGAAATTTCTAAAATTGTCGAGCAGTTTCGAGATAAAAAAATTGTATTTACAAATGGGGTTTTTGATATTTTGCATCGCGGACATGTTTCATATTTGCACACAGCGAAATCTTTCGGCGATGTTTTAATTCTTGGACTAAATTCTGATAAATCTGTCAAAAGATTAAAAGGTGAAGAGAGACCAATAAATTCAGAATACGACCGAGCTTTTTTACTTTCTGCTTTAGAATCTGTTGATTTTGTTACGGTTTTTGAAGAAGATACTCCACTTGAACTTATAAAAATTGTGAAACCAAATGTGCTTGTGAAGGGCGGAGATTACGAAGGAAAAGTTGTCGTTGGTAGCGAAATTGCCGATGAGGTCAAACTTGTCTCTTTTGTTGATGGAAAAAGCACAACAAAAACTATTGAAAAAATCAAAAATAAAAGTTGA